The proteins below come from a single Roseiflexus sp. RS-1 genomic window:
- a CDS encoding nucleotidyltransferase domain-containing protein: protein MPGRSSSSVKIYWLDSQRVMEKLKAVARQMRASHPEIEQVLLFGSLARGEAAPGSDADLLVILSSSTQPFLERIPRYLPVGLPVGVDVFPYTREEIDRMLAEGNLFIRQATREGIALA, encoded by the coding sequence ATGCCGGGGCGATCCTCCAGTTCTGTGAAAATATACTGGCTGGACTCGCAGCGCGTGATGGAGAAACTCAAAGCCGTCGCGCGTCAGATGAGGGCGAGCCATCCGGAGATTGAACAGGTGCTCTTGTTTGGTTCTCTGGCGCGCGGCGAAGCGGCTCCTGGTAGCGATGCCGACCTGCTGGTGATTCTGTCATCGTCCACCCAGCCGTTTCTGGAACGCATCCCACGTTATCTGCCGGTAGGATTGCCAGTGGGTGTGGATGTGTTTCCTTATACCCGTGAGGAGATTGATCGTATGCTGGCTGAAGGCAACCTCTTTATCAGACAGGCTACCCGAGAAGGTATAGCCCTGGCATAG
- the asnB gene encoding asparagine synthase (glutamine-hydrolyzing): MCGIYGIWHRDGRPVDLAAVQTATSRLRHRGPDDEGYLLASPEEGWCAPYAGAETDPRLALPPLDQAHGIGCSLAFGFRRLAILDLSPAGHQPMVSADGRFWIVFNGEIYNYIELREELQRLGHRFRSGGDTEVILAAYAQWDEACLDRLNGMWAFAIWDRERRELFLARDRFGVKPLYYVATGQTFAFASEIKALVGRHALPFTPEPLAIYQFLVDGRLPDPQHGATFFAGVRSLPPGHCMRITDGSPAAPRRYYDVALPDGHHRVQAPETIIAAYRDLFIDAVRLELRSDVAIGTCLSGGIDSSSIVCAVNRLMSQDGLSAAQIGERQKTFSAVYESEGRYNERRHIERVLRATTADGHFVVPTVERLLADLERLTWHQDEPFQSTSIFAQWCVMGLARERGVTVLLDGQGADELLAGYRPYARYLGDLLRGGRGATLLAEVVALSARSGQPALPLLRNALIFALPAPAVELAYVGRQFLRARSTVLRPDFADAYRRVDLVDIPSWCEQETLDHHLRDAVMASSLPHLLRYEDRNSMAFSIEARVPFLDHRLVEFVFQCAPHLRIRRGWTKWVHRQAMEGLLPDAIAWRSDKVGFETPEDAWQRDLLAARPDLFADGAACGAYLDLPVVRHAVEEWCAHGGDTRQVWRWISLEVWLRVWGDEG; the protein is encoded by the coding sequence ATGTGCGGCATCTACGGCATCTGGCATCGTGACGGGCGACCGGTCGATCTGGCGGCAGTGCAAACCGCGACGAGCCGGTTGCGTCATCGTGGACCGGACGATGAGGGGTATCTGCTGGCGTCGCCAGAGGAAGGGTGGTGTGCGCCGTATGCTGGCGCCGAGACCGATCCGCGTCTGGCGCTGCCGCCGCTCGATCAGGCGCATGGCATAGGGTGTAGTCTGGCGTTCGGGTTTCGCCGCCTTGCGATCCTCGACCTGTCGCCCGCCGGTCATCAACCAATGGTCAGCGCCGATGGGCGCTTCTGGATCGTGTTCAACGGCGAGATTTACAACTACATCGAACTGCGCGAAGAGTTGCAGCGCCTTGGGCATCGCTTTCGCAGCGGCGGCGATACGGAGGTCATTCTGGCGGCATATGCGCAGTGGGACGAGGCATGCCTGGATCGTCTGAACGGGATGTGGGCGTTTGCGATCTGGGATCGTGAGCGGCGCGAACTCTTTCTGGCGCGCGACCGCTTTGGGGTCAAGCCGCTCTACTATGTGGCAACCGGTCAGACCTTCGCCTTCGCCTCCGAGATCAAGGCGCTGGTCGGGCGACACGCGCTGCCTTTCACCCCGGAGCCGCTTGCCATCTATCAGTTCCTTGTCGATGGACGCCTGCCCGATCCACAGCACGGTGCGACCTTTTTTGCCGGGGTGCGTTCGCTCCCGCCAGGGCATTGCATGCGGATTACGGATGGATCGCCTGCCGCGCCGCGTCGCTACTACGACGTCGCCCTGCCGGATGGTCACCATCGCGTCCAGGCGCCGGAAACGATCATTGCAGCGTACCGCGACCTCTTCATCGATGCTGTGCGGCTCGAACTGCGCTCCGATGTCGCGATCGGCACCTGCTTAAGCGGCGGCATCGACTCGTCATCTATCGTTTGCGCTGTCAACCGCCTCATGAGCCAGGACGGACTCTCGGCAGCGCAGATCGGAGAGCGGCAGAAGACGTTCAGCGCGGTGTATGAGAGTGAGGGGCGCTATAACGAGCGACGCCACATCGAGCGCGTGTTGCGCGCCACGACTGCCGACGGTCACTTTGTGGTTCCCACGGTTGAGCGTTTGCTGGCGGATCTTGAGCGGTTGACATGGCACCAGGACGAGCCGTTTCAATCGACCAGCATTTTCGCGCAGTGGTGCGTCATGGGGTTGGCGCGTGAACGCGGTGTCACCGTGCTGCTCGATGGGCAGGGCGCCGATGAGTTGCTGGCGGGCTACCGTCCCTATGCGCGCTATCTCGGCGATCTGCTGCGCGGAGGACGTGGCGCCACGTTGCTTGCCGAAGTCGTTGCCCTGAGTGCGCGCAGCGGTCAGCCAGCATTGCCGCTGCTGCGCAATGCGCTGATCTTCGCCCTGCCAGCGCCTGCTGTCGAACTGGCGTATGTCGGGCGACAATTCCTGCGCGCGCGATCAACTGTTCTGCGCCCCGATTTCGCCGATGCATACCGTCGCGTCGATCTGGTAGATATTCCTTCCTGGTGCGAACAGGAAACGCTCGACCATCATTTGCGCGATGCGGTGATGGCAAGCAGCCTGCCGCACCTCTTACGGTATGAAGACCGCAACTCGATGGCATTCAGCATCGAAGCGCGGGTCCCGTTCCTCGATCATCGTCTGGTCGAGTTCGTGTTCCAGTGCGCACCGCATCTGCGCATTCGCCGGGGATGGACAAAATGGGTGCATCGGCAGGCGATGGAAGGGTTGTTGCCGGACGCTATCGCCTGGCGCAGTGATAAAGTTGGCTTCGAGACGCCGGAGGACGCCTGGCAACGCGACCTGCTGGCGGCGCGTCCCGATCTGTTTGCTGATGGGGCTGCCTGCGGCGCGTACCTTGATCTGCCTGTAGTGCGTCACGCTGTGGAAGAGTGGTGCGCGCATGGCGGCGATACGCGCCAGGTGTGGCGCTGGATCAGCCTGGAGGTGTGGCTGCGGGTGTGGGGGGATGAAGGTTGA